The Primulina eburnea isolate SZY01 chromosome 6, ASM2296580v1, whole genome shotgun sequence genome contains a region encoding:
- the LOC140833405 gene encoding ABC transporter B family member 25, mitochondrial-like: protein MQGTFASRCLRIMNLPVSSRCLNRLPSVSLFNRNFISASRQSIVWSSARPTSFTVHAFLSDFPSKPPQKPGSTPNGYALFSSETEQKSTAPLKKVGASGELVTDSKIISTLAKYLWMKENVEFRLRVITALVLLIGAKVINVQVPFLFKLAVDWLTTATGNASALTEFTVANSSAVALFVTPVAVLIGYGIARTGAAAFNELRTAIFSKVALRTIRQVSRKVFSHLHELDLRYHLSRETGALSRIIDRGSRAINFILSSMVFNVVPTILEISMVSGILAYKLGAPFAWITSLSVAAYVIFTFAVTQWRTKFRKAMNKADNDAGTRAIDSLINYETVKYFNNEAFEAEKYDEFLQSKFFPL, encoded by the exons ATGCAGGGTACATTCGCGTCGAGGTGTTTAAGAATCATGAATCTGCCGGTTTCTTCTCGATGCCTCAATCGTTTACCAAGTGTTTCCTTATTCAATCGGAATTTCATATCCGCGAGTAGACAAAGCATAGTATGGAGCTCCGCCAGACCGACCTCGTTTACAGTCCACGCTTTTCTCTCCGATTTTCCCTCGAAACCGCCTCAAAAACCC GGTTCGACGCCAAATGGATATGCACTGTTTTCTTCGGAAACGGAGCAAAAGTCAACAGCACCGTTGAAGAAAGTTGGAGCTTCAGGGGAGCTAGTTACAGACTCTAAAATCATTTCCACTCTGGCGAAATACCTATGGATGAAAGAAAATGTCGAATTCCGGCTACGGGTCATCACTGCACTGGTTCTCCTTATTGGTGCCAAA GTGATCAATGTTCAGGTTCCATTCTTGTTTAAGTTAGCTGTCGATTGGTTAACCACAGCCACTGGAAATGCAAGCGCTCTTACTGAGTTTACGGTTGCTAATTCATCTGCTGTAGCTCTTTTTGTTACCCCAGTTGCAGTTCTTATTGGGTATGGGATAGCTCGAACAGGGGCTGCTGCCTTTAATG AACTACGGACTGCTATATTCTCTAAGGTGGCATTGAGAACTATTCGACAGGTTTCTAGAAAG GTTTTTTCACATTTGCATGAGCTTGACCTGAGATATCACCTTAG TCGAGAAACAGGTGCCCTAAGTCGAATTATTGATCGTGGTAGCCGTGCTATAAATTTTATTCTTTCGTCAATGGTTTTCAATGTTGTGCCTACCATACTTGAG ATATCAATGGTATCTGGTATACTTGCATATAAATTAGGAGCACCATTTGCATGGATTACTTCCCTTTCTGTTGCAGCATATGTGATCTTCACATTCGCTGTTACTCAG TGGAGAACCAAGTTCAGGAAGGCAATGAACAAAGCAGATAACGACGCTGGTACACGGGCAATTGACTCATTAATTAACTATGAG ACCGTGAAGTATTTTAACAATGAGGCCTTTGAAGCTGAAAAGTATGATGAGTTTCTACAAAGTAAGTTTTTTCCCCTTTAA
- the LOC140835429 gene encoding secreted RxLR effector protein 161-like has product MIKSTKKLLNSRFDMKDLGLADVIIGIKIHRTSEGLVLSQSHYVDKILEKFNNDDSALATTPINTSQHLSKNRGESMSQLEYSRVIGSLMYLMSCTRPNITYAVRKLSRFTSNPGVEHWKAIIRLLRYLRYTHDHGLHYTRYPAVIEGYNDANWISDMKDSQSTSEFVFTLGGAPIAWKSSKQTEIARSTMESEFIAFDKCAEEAEWLRHFLELFQDGKNQCRL; this is encoded by the coding sequence ATGATCAAATCCACCAAGAAGTTATTGAACTCAAGATTTGACATGAAAGATTTGGGCTTAGCCGATGTAATCATTGGAATTAAAATCCATAGAACATCAGAAGGGCTAGTCCTAAGTCAGTCACATTATGTTGACAAAATACTTGAGAAATTCAATAATGATGACTCTGCATTGGCTACAACCCCGATAAATACCAGTCAACATCTATCAAAGAATCGAGGTGAAAGTATGTCTCAATTAGAATACTCTCGAGTCATTGGAAGTCTAATGTACTTAATGAGTTGTACAAGACCAAACATAACTTATGCAGTGAGAAAATTGAGTAGATTCACGAGTAATCCAGGAGTTGAACACTGGAAAGCAATTATCAGATTGCTAAGATACTTAAGGTACACTCATGATCATGGGCTGCATTATACCAGATATCCTGCTGTTATTGAGGGATACAACGATGCAAATtggatatctgatatgaaagatTCACAATCTACAAGTGAATTTGTATTCACTTTAGGAGGTGCACCAATTGCCTGGAAATCTTCTAAACAAACTGAAATAGCCAGATccacaatggaatctgagtttatAGCATTTGACAAGTGTGCTGAAGAGGCCGAATGGCTGCGCCACTTCTTAGAATTGTTCCAGGATGGGAAAAACCAGTGCCGGCTATAA